Genomic window (Paenibacillus sp. 37):
GCCTGAATCTGTACTGGCAGCCTGGAACCGGAGATTTCCACAGATCAGAACGATACAGGCCTATGGCATGTCTGAACTTGGTATTCTGCCAACCCGCTCCAAAGAACCAGGTTCTCTGCTGTTCTCCATTCAAGATGAAGAGGTCAAGTACCGGGTGGTGGAAGGAGAATTGCAGATTCGTACAGCAACAGCGATGATCGGATATCTGAATGCACCATCACCCTTTACAGAGGATGGATGGCTGCGTACCGGAGATGAAGCCGTATTAGAGCAGGGGTACATTCGAATTTTGGGCCGCCGTTCGGAGATTATTAACATAGGGGGACGGAAGGTATATCCTGCCGAGGTTGAGGGTGTTCTGGAAGAGATGGAATGTATTGAAGCGGCGGTAGTTTCGGGAGAACCGAGTGGTATCATGGGTCAGAGAGTGAAAGTGACTATCCGGCTGGCTACAGAATGTACTCTTACCGATCTGCGGCGGTCCATCTGGGAATATTGTCGGGACAAGCTGCCTTCATACAAGATTCCGCAGAAAATCGTAATTACACAGGGAGAACTCGTAAGTTCGAGAATGAAAAAAATCCGTAAACCGATGATGTCGATATCCTGAACGAAATAATATTTCTCTGATTCGTTAGCCATTGAGCCCGCTTATAAAATGAAGAAATTAATGTGTGGTGGGTTCGTTAGGATATGACGTATAAGATGTAGGAGAGGCTGTCTCTGGTCGACAATATGACCTAGGAGACAGCCTCTTTGATGTTTTTTTCCTTGTTAGCTGTATTTATATCAGGCCTCAGCTGGTTGTTTGACCTCCATTTGGAGTAGGGAGAAGCCGTATGCTTCCAGATCGAGGGTCAGTTTATTTTGCCTAGCTTCCACGGTGTTTGATGTGTACAGATTCCGCCAAACGTTACGCTCTGCCAAAGGGAGTTCAAGAGTACATGGCTCATCTCCCGCATTCAGCACAAGAAGCATGCGCTCACCCGTATGCGAATCCGATCGTTCGATGGCGAGACAAGGGTCTCCGGCTTTTGCATATACAATCTTCAGTTCCGTGCTGCGCAGCGCAGGGTGCTGTTTGCGAAGGGCAATCGAATGGGTGAAGAATTCCAGAAGTTCACGGTTCTGCTTGGTCTCATCCCATTCCATACACTTGCGGCAACCCGGATCATATCCCCCGTCAAGCCCCACTTCGTCTCCATAATAAATACATGGCACACCTGGATACGTAAGCAGCAACGTAACGGCAAGTTTCATCTTGCGCTCGTCTCCATCACACAAGGTCAGCAGTCTGGGTGTATCATGACTTCCGAGCAGATTGAAGGCGGCTTCAGTAACCGTTTGTGAATAGGCTGCAAGCAGTTTGCCGATCTCATTGGCAAATCCGAGTCCGTCGAGTTTTCCGTTCACGGTGTAGTCCAATACCGAATTGGTAAACGGATAATTCATCACAGCATCGAATTGGTCTCCCTGAAGCCACATGAGTGAATCATGCCAGATCTCACCGAGCAGATACGCATCAGGTTTGATGGCTTTTACCGTCTGACGGAATTCACGCCAGAACTGATGATCCACCTCATTGGCCACATCGAGCCTCCATCCGTCAATGTCCATCTCCTCGATCCAGAAGCGTCCTACCTCCAGCAGGTATGCCTTCACTTCAGGGTGTTCCGTGTTGAGCTTTGGCATAAGCGGTTCAAAGGCAAAGGTATCATAAGTTGGAATGCCATCTTCCACACGAGGCGGCCAGTCTTTGATATAGAACCAGTCTGCGTAGGGGGAAGCGGCTCCATTCTTCATGACATCAACAAAAGGAGGGAACTCTCTGCCGGAATGATTGAACA
Coding sequences:
- a CDS encoding alpha-glycosidase; this encodes MILEAIYHRPKLNWSYAYDRSTMHLRLRSKRDDLDAVIAITGDKYAWDRTITHIPMHIFARDEMFDYWEAETSPPYRRLRYGFQLIQGEESVWMTERGFEQALPDHPLEFFDFPFMNPVDIFEPPAWVKDAVFYQIFPERYANGDPSISPSNAEPWGGEPTPVNFFGGDLQGVLDHLDHISQLGINAIYFCPLFEATTNHKYNTGDYMKVDPHFGTNEQFKAFVEACHQRGIRVVLDAVFNHSGREFPPFVDVMKNGAASPYADWFYIKDWPPRVEDGIPTYDTFAFEPLMPKLNTEHPEVKAYLLEVGRFWIEEMDIDGWRLDVANEVDHQFWREFRQTVKAIKPDAYLLGEIWHDSLMWLQGDQFDAVMNYPFTNSVLDYTVNGKLDGLGFANEIGKLLAAYSQTVTEAAFNLLGSHDTPRLLTLCDGDERKMKLAVTLLLTYPGVPCIYYGDEVGLDGGYDPGCRKCMEWDETKQNRELLEFFTHSIALRKQHPALRSTELKIVYAKAGDPCLAIERSDSHTGERMLLVLNAGDEPCTLELPLAERNVWRNLYTSNTVEARQNKLTLDLEAYGFSLLQMEVKQPAEA